AGTAATTACCGTTCATGATACTGCTATTCCAGTCTGGATTACTCAAGCAGGATCATTAGATATTACATTACAATGTAGTGATGTAAACGGTTTAACAGAAGCCCAAAATCAAGCGCCAAGTGCAACAGCTAATTGTTCAATTGTTACCTATATCAAAACAAGTGGTCAATTTATGGCTTCTGAGTCTTGTAGTAATTCCGGAACTTATACTAATAGCTGGATTGCCAAAGACGATTGTGGAAATATTACCAGTGCTTTCACGCAAGTGATCACTATCGAAGATACTACTAAACCAACATGGACTACACAAGCAGGAACATTAGATGTAACTGTTCAATGTAGCGATACTGAAGGATTGGCTTCTGCACAAGCAACCTTCCCAATTGCAACTGATAATTGTGATAGCGATGTGAGCAATATCGTAAAAACCAGCGGTCAGTTTATAGCTTCTGAATCTTGTAGTAACTCTGGTACTTATACTAATACCTGGACGGTTAAAGACGATTGTGGAAACACTTCGGATACTTTCACACAGGTGATTACTATCCAAGATACTACTAAACCAACCTGGACTACAGTCGCAGGAACACTTGATGTAACTATTCAATGTAGCGATACTGAAGCTTTGGCTTCTGCGCAAGCGACCTTCCCTATTGCAACAGATAATTGTGATAGCGATGTGAGCAATATCGTAAAAACCAGCGGTCAGTTTATGGCATCTGAGTCTTGCAGAAATTCTGGTACTTATACTAATACCTGGACGGTTAAGGATGAATGTGGCAACACTTCGGATACTTTCACTCAGGTGATTACTATCGAAGATACTACTAAACCAACCTGGACTACAGTGGCAGGAACACTTGATGTAACTATTCAATGCAGCGATACTGAAGCTTTGGCTTCTGCGCAGGCAACCTTCCCTGTTGCAACCGATAATTGTGATGGTGATGTGAGTAATATTGTGAAAATCAGTGGTCAGTTTGTAGCTTCTGAATCTTGTAGAAATTCCGGTACTTACACCAATACCTGGACTGTTAAAGATGAATGTGGAAACACTTCAGATACTTTCACTCAGGTGATTACTATCGAAGATACTACCAAACCAACCTGGACTACACAAGCAGGAACATTAAATGTAACAGTTCAATGTAGCGATACTGAAGCTTTGGCTTCTGCGCAAGCAACCTTCCCTGTTGCAACTGATAATTGTGATAGTGATGTGAGTAATATTGTAAAAATCAGTGGTCTGTTTGTAGCTTCTGAATCTTGTAGTAATGCCGGAACTTACACCAATACATGGACTGTTAAAGATAAATGTGGAAACACTTCGGATACTTTCACGCAAGTGATTACTCTTGAAGATACCACTAAACCAACTTTCGTCGGAAACTTACCTGCTGATATTACTGTATCTTGTGATGCAGTTCCTGCACCTGCAACTATAACAGCTTCTGACAATTGTAATGCAGATAATGTATCTATTGCTTATCTTGAAACAAAAAGTAGCATCGAAAATGAATGTAGTACCAATTATATTCTGACTCGTAAATGGACTGCCAGCGATTGTTCCGGTAATACAGCTACATACACTCAGGTAATAACCGTTAAGGATACTACGGCTCCAACAGGAACAGCTCCGGCAGATATTACCGGTTTACAAAACATATCAGATGTTCCGGTTGCCAGCACAGGTGCAATAACCAATGCTGCCGATAACTGTAGCCAAACAGTAAATATAACAGTAAGCGATTCTAATAACGGAGGTACCGGCTGTCAAGGCAGTCCATATATTGTAACCAGAACATACACTTTGTCTGATTGTGCAGGTAATACAACTACATTGGTACAAACAATAACTGTTCTTCGTGACAATCAAACTCCGGTGACCTACAATGCCGAAGCCTGTAATGCGGATACATCTCCGGTTAATTTATTCGATTTTTTACCTAAAAACACTCCTCCTGATGGAACTTGGGTAAATACAAAAGATAATAGTACCCTTCAGGGTAATATACTAAATGCTTTTGGACTTCCGCTTGGTGATTATGTATTTGAGTACAAAATTCTGAATGAAGCTTGTCCTCGAAGCATATTATTGAATCTTTCTGTCAATGATAAGTGTAAAGTACTGCCATGCGAAACAATACTCGTACATAACGCTTTCTCTCCAAATGGAGATAACATAAATGATAGATTTGTTATTGATGGTATTGATGACACCGTTTGTTATCCAAGTAATGATATAGAAATATACAATCGCTGGGGAATATTAGTATTTGAAACTAAAAACTATAATAACACAACGAATGCATTTGACGGTATTTCAAGAGGAAGAACAACTATAAGTCAATCAGATGGTCTTCCGTCAGGAACTTACTTTTATATTCTTAATTACACTTCCGTAGATGGAAATGGTGCAATTCAAACGAATAAAAAAGATGGATATCTATATCTTAGTAGATAAGCAATAATGCCATCTTGATGATATAATTCATCTATTGTCAGGATGGCATTTAATTGAACTTTCGTGTTTTTAAACCCATGAACAGATTGAGTTTATTTGATAAGATTAAAAAATAATGGCAATAATAAAATTATAAACACCTACTATGAGAACAAAATTATTTTCTTTCGTTTTGATGTTTACAGCTATGCTAAGTTATGCACAACAAGATGCTCAATTTACACAATACATGTACAACACCATAAATATTAATCCGGCTTATGCAGGATCGCGAGGAGCCTTGAGTATTTTCGGTTTATACCGTACCCAATGGGTTGGACTTGACGGAGCTCCTAAAACTAGCACCTTTTCAGTCAATTCGCCAATAAATAATAGCAACTTAGGAGTAGGTGCTTCACTGGTTAGCGATAAAATTGGCCCAACTAATGAAACCACTTTTTCTGCTGATCTCTCCTACACTGTACAAACCTCAGCAGATTTTAAACTTTCATTTGGTATTAAAGGAACCGCTAATATATTTAATCTCGATGTTAACAAATTAAACCCTGCCAGTCAGGGAGATCCTCAATTTCAGGATTTAAACAATAAGTTCTCTCCAAATGTAGGTGCAGGTGTCTATTGGCATTCCAGTAAAGCCTACATAGGGTTATCAATTCCAAATTTTATCGAGACCAATCGCTATGACAATAATGATGTAGCCATTTTTAAAGATAAAATCAATTATTACTTTATGGCTGGCTACGTATTTGATTTGGGTCCGGAAGTAAAATTCAAACCGGCAACACTTTTCAAAATGGTACAAGGAGCTCCTTTACAAGCAGATATTTCGGCTAATTTCATGTTCATCGACAGGGTTGTGGCTGGAGTGGCTTACAGATGGAGTGCTGCAATGAGTGCTATGGTAGGATTCCAGGTCACTGATGGTTTATATATAGGTTATGGTTATGATCGTGAAACCACTAACTTAAATAATTACAACTCTGGTTCGCACGAAATTTTCTTGCGCTTCGAACTGTTCCAAAACAATGGTAAAATAACAACTCCACGTTTCTTCTAAAAAATATTTATCATGAAAAATTATATACTCCTTTGCATAATAATAGTAAGTGTTTTTTCATCTAACAGTTATTCACAAAAGAACAAACTAGCTTCCGGAGATAAAAAATACGATAACTATGCCTACATTGATGCTATTAAAACCTACGAACGGGTAGCAAAAAAAGGATACAAATCAGAAGATATGTTCAAGAAATTAGGTAATTCCTTCTACTTCAATTCTGAATTTGATAAAGCCGCAAAATGGTATGGTGAATTGTTTGCCATGAATGCAGAACAAGAACCTGAGTATTATTATCGATATGCCCAATCGCTAAAATCTACGGGGGATACGGCCAAAGCCAATCAAATGTTTGATTTATTCCATCAAAAATCAAAAAATGATAACAGGGCCAAGCTGTACGACGAAAACAAAAACTATCTTGATATTATTAAAGCCAATTCAGGACGATATAATATCGAAGATGCAGGTATTAACAGTAAATATTCAGATTATGGAACTACATTCTATCAAAACAAACTTGTTTTCACTTCAGCCAGAGATACTGGTAACTTTGATCAGAGAAAACACAAATGGACAGGCGAGCATTTTACAAATTTATATCAATCCGACCTCGATGAAAATTTTAATCCTAACGCTCCAAAAAAGTTTAAATCAAAAATAAATTCAAAATTCCACGAAGCAACACCTGTGTTCACAAAAGATGGAAAAACAGTTTATTTTACAAGAAACAATTATCTTAATGGTAAAAAAGGAAAAGATGAACATAAAATTACTCTGGTAAAAATATATAAAGCCACTTTTGAAAAAAACGAATGGGGAAATATAACCGAATTGCCTTTTGACAGTAATAGTTATAGCACAGCGCATCCTGCTTTAAGTCCGGATGAGAAAACGATGTATTTTGCATCAGATATGCCCGGAACAATTGGACAATCGGATATTTTTAAAGTAAGTATCGATGCCAATGGTGTATTTGGTACTCCTGTAAATTTGGGAACTCCAGTTAATACCGAAGGGAAAGAAACTTTTCCTTATGTAACAGATGACGATGAGATTTATTTTGCCTCAGATGGGCATCCCGGACTTGGAGGATTGGATGTATTTGCCGGAAAAATAGCTAAAGATGGTACTATAAGTAACATTCAAAATGTTGGTGCTGATGTTAACTCTCCAAAAGATGATTTTGCCTATGTAATTGAGACTAAGTCTCGAAAAGGTTTCTTTTCATCCAACAAAGATGGTGGAAGGGGTTCTGATGATATTTATAAATTTTTAGAAACTAAAAGATTATATTGTGTTCAGGAGTTGTATGGGGTTGTTACAGATCTGGCATCGGGCGAAATTCTGCCGGATACCAAGCTGACTCTGTATGACAGCAATTATAAAATGATCACTACTACAACTTCTGATAAAGACGGTAATTATAAATTTCCTGTTGAGTGCGGTATGTCGTATGCAGTGCGTGCCGAAAAAGATAAATATACGACTAAAGAGGTTACTGTTACCATTTTAAAAGAAAACGGAAGAACCAATTTACCAATAGCGCTGGAAAAAGCGGAATGTGTGGTAACTGTTGGTGATGATTTAGCAAAATGTTTTGGTATAAAAATGATCTATTTTGATCTGGATAAATCTGATATACGTGTAGAAGCTGCTATAGATCTTGAAAAAATACTCGATGTATTGAATCAATATCCGTCTATGAAACTCGATATTCGTTCACATACAGATAGCCGTGCATCATTTAAATACAATGAAGCTTTATCTGACAGAAGAGCTAAATCTACCATACAATGGCTTATTAAAAATGGGGTAGCTCCAAACAGATTAACCGGTAAAGGATACGGAGAAACACAGCTCGTAAACGGATGTTCTGATAATGTACCTTGTACTGAAGCGGAACACCAAATGAACAGAAGAAGTGAGTTTCTTGTTTCGGCTTTATGATAATTTTTTGTGAAAAAACAATTTGAAAGAGGAACGATTTTTCCACCAATAGTTTTGCGGGAGAACTAACCTAATAAAATAAGTTACATATCATAGATTTGCATTTAGATCCTCTGAAATTATACTAAAAGAAAAAGAGCAAACATTACTATTTGCCCTTTAAAAAAATAGGAAATTGGTTATCTGATTCTTTTTTAAAGATGTATATTGTTTTTTGTATATGGCTTATAAATTTAGGATGATTCAAATTTTATTCCCTAAACACAAACAACATATTATCAAGTATGTAAAAAAATTACAATACTAATTTTCCCGCTGCTTTTTTCCAATCAAGCCATGACATTATCAATTCCTGTTGAAGTTGATTATAGACTATTTCCAGATTTTGCAATTGAATCTCTTTATCATTTAGTTCATTAAACGATATTTGGTCAAACTTATACCGTTCTTGATAAACCGTTACAATTTCATGAGTAAGTCTACTATTTTCGCCTACTGTTTTTAATTGTTGCAAGACATTATTATAAGTAACAGCAGCATTCAGGGCATTGTATTTGTTTTTATTAACATCCTCTACAATTCGATTATTATTTTGCTCCTGCTGAAATTTTAATTGATCAATTCTTTTTGCTGTATTCTCTCCAAAAAAGAGTGGCAACTTTAACGATACACCAACATAACTATTCCCATACCAACTATCTTGCTGAAAAGGACTCAGGTTTTCTGTAAACTGATCTGCACCTAAATAGCCATTGACATTAATCATTGGACTATGTTTTGCTCTTTCCAGTTTCTTTTTATTCTCCAACACTTCATTTTGTGTTTTCAAAATTTCAATTTGTGGTAACGACAGAATTAGATTTTCATCAAGATCAGTAATAGTACTATCCATACTATATTTTTCTAATGCCATTAAAGAAGGAATAGAAGATTCATTTCCTGTAACATATAAAAGGTACTGCTTTAAAACCAATGTGTTATTTACTGCATTAAGATATTTTTGAACAGCATTATTGTGCGTTACCTGAGCGTCATTTGCATCAACTTTTAAAACTCTTTTGTTGCTATACTTTTGGTTTATGGTTTTTAAACTTAGTGCCGTGCGAGTGGTATCACCAATAGCTTCTTTTACTTGCTCCTCTGCTACCAATATCTTAAAATATACCTTTGAGACTTCATAAGTAAGTTCTATCCTAGCCTCTTTTTCATTTAAACTTGCTAGTTTTTCCTGTAACTTAGACTCTTCAATTAATTTTGAAATTGTGATGTCCAGCAAAGGTTGTTGCAGCAAAACACCTGCGTTTTGAGTGTAATTTGCCCCCAGCTTTATCGGAATCATACCATCTGAAGACGTTCCTGAATTAAATGCGCTGGCAGGTAAAACACTTGTAGCAATAATTGGATTATATTGATAATTGTAATTTAATGATACTTTGGGTAAATATTTTGCATTTAACTCTTTTGTTTTTAACTGATTGATTTTAGATTCTGTTTCTAGCGAAGTCAGTAATTTTCTATTCTTTTGCGCTTCTTCAATTGCTTTTTTTAATGTCCATACAGAGTTTTGCGCATTCATTTTACAAATGCATAACAACATAAGGCATCCTATAAAGCATTTATTTATTGAATTATTTTTCATCATAACAATTTTAGCCCCTAAATACGGAAGCTGGTTCTACATTTTTTATTCTTTTAATAGCAAACACGGCCCCAAAAAGCGAAATAGAAAAAGTGACAATTAGAATCGAAAAGAGTATTATTGGGCTAAAATCTATCAATATTCCTGTTTGATACATTCCATTTTTAAAACCCATTAAGAAAACGAGAGCAACCATAAATCCAGCAATAGCAAATAAAGTGGCTTGAGTAAGTATCAAATTTCTAATGTATGAATTAGTAGCGCCTATTGCTTTTAAAGTGCCATAATCCTTAATCCTGTCAAGTGCCGAGGAATACATTGTAAGACCTATTATAAAGAAACCCGCAATAATAGCAAATCCTACCAGAGATCCTGTACTGGCACCTAAACCTGTCGAAGCCAAAACACTCTGTATAGTCGATGAACTTAAGGATGATGTACGCCAGGCTCTTACTCCATAAATAGAATTATTGATTTGAGCTACAACCCGATCTACATCTTCCCCTTCTTTTACATTTACCATTAAAGCACTTACAGAAGTCGAAGGTATATTGCCATAATACCTTGCCCGATCTACTGTGGTGTACATTAAATAACCACCCCAACCTCTTATCCCTTTAGTTTGTAGTGTAATAACGGCTCTTTTTCCGTTAATCTCAAAATAGGTCCCAACATTCGACGAACCTCCAAAATTACTTCGATCAAAATAATCCGCAGACACACCCGCTTCTTGCAGTAAATCCGGAAGTTTTCCCTGTATTATTTTAGTACTATCAGGACCTGCTTTAAAATAGGGATATTCGCTTCCAATAATGTTTACAACAGCACTGGTTCCATTAGGGAATTTTGCTTTTCCGTTAGTAACAACAATAGGAAATGCTTCTTTAACGCCTGATAAACTCTTAATTTCTTTCTCTTTTCTCGTGTCAATCAAGCTAAGCTGGTTGGCATCTGTAGTCTTATTATCGACAACCCAAATATCGGTTGTTGTATTTTTTACCAACACACTCATTAATCCTGTCAAAAAATTGAATGTCCCTATTTGCTGACCAATCAAAAAAGTGCTGATTACTATTCCAACAACCACTCCTATGCTTTTTGTTTTATCAAAACGGATAAACTTCCAAGCTGTTTTTATAATAGATTTCATGTTTAATTAATTTGGTGTTTGAATAACACATTCAATTCGGGAATTAATTAAATATTTCGTTTGGTTTGCTAAGAGGATTTTTATTTCCCGAACTCTTCTGTCTTCCTGATCTCCGGCTTTTTCAGAAAAAAGTGATTTGCGTTTGAGTGCCGATGAAGCAAAAACTACGATGCCGGAACCGATGGTTTTATTGGAACCAATTTGGCGAATAATGGCATTTTGTCCTTTTTTAATTTTGTTTGCAAACAACTCATCGATTTCGCAAGTAGCAACCAGTTTACTTTTAGGAATAAAATCTGCAAATGCCTGATTTGACGATAATGCAGCTCCTTGCGTAACATTCATTGTCATAATTTGTCCATCGCTCAATGCTTTTACTAAATACTGCTGCAATTCCTTATTAGATACTTCTAACTCTTGTTTAATTTCCTGAAGTCGGGAATTTGCTATCATAACCTGACTTTGCAATTGATCCACTTTCACTTGAAAAATTTTCGTTTCAGTTTCAAGATTATCAACATTCTGTCTTGTTTCTGCTCCATTTTCGTGCAAACTTTTCAATCGATGCAGTTCAATTTGTTTATTTGCCAGGTTAATTTTATGCTCTTTCAAGTTTAATTGTGCACTATTTATTTCGATTTTTTGTGTTTCAATTCTACTTTTAATCTGAGACTTTTTTGCATCTTGTACAGAATGATCCAACTCAATAATTAGATCACCTTTGGCAATGCTGTCGTTTTCCTTTTTATAAATACCTACTACAATACCTCCTACCTCAGTTGCTAATGAAGACAGTTTTTTATCAGGTTCTATCCGTCCGAGTCCCACAATACCTGATGATGCAACTTCTTTATGAATTAATACCTGATCTGTTTTCTTTTCTTCTTTCTTACTACAACTACTAAAAATTAGGACTAACAGAGAAATTAAAATATATTTCATTCTTTATAATTTGATTAATGATTTTCTATAAATGTTGCATTTTCATTCTCAGTTGCAATTCCATTATCTACATAAATAATTCTGTCTGCAAACTGTTTAAGTCTCATATCATGAGTAACTACAATTACACTTTTACCATTTTGAGCAAGTGTTTTTAATTCATCCATTACCACACCAACACTTTTAACATCTAATGCAGCCGTAGGTTCGTCACAAAGCATGATTGGCGGATTAGTTACTAATGCTCTTGCAATAGAAACTCGTTGTTGCTGACCACCACTTAACATTTTTGGCAAGTTTCTCATTCTATCCCTCATCCCCACTAATTCCAGTGCTACTTCGGCTTTTTTCTTTGCTTCGGCATCACTTAAGTGCATAAGTTGCAACGGCATCATTACGTTTTCTAAAGAGTTAAGTGGTGCCAAAAGGTTAAAACTTTGAAATACAAATCCAATTTTGTTCAGCCTCAAAGTCGATAATTCTTTAGCCGAAAGCATATTTACTTGCTCACCATCTATAAAAACATCTCCCTTTGTTGGATAAATAACACAACCTAATAGTGACAACAAAGTGGTTTTCCCTGAACCTGAAGGACCTATTATTAATGTAAGCTCACCGGTTTTAAACTGAACTGTTGTAGGTTTTAAGGCTGTAATCAATGTATCACCAGTTTGGTACTCCTTGCAAGCACCTCTTATTTCAGCAATAACTCTATTCTTTGAAGTTGCCTCTTTCATAATTTAATGATATGATTTAGTTGATTTTTAGTTACAGTTGCAGTTTTCAGTCTCAGTCTCAGTCTCAGTTTTCAGTTTTCAGTCCAAAAAAGATGTTGATTTTTAAAACCGATTCTGTTTATTGTAAATACTAACCGTTGGATATATTATTTCAAAAATTAATGAGTAACTATAAAACTGCGACTGAAAACCGAGACTGGACAAATTCCTAATAAAGATCTATTGCAATCGTAGATTCATTTTTTAAAACATAAATAGAGCAATCACCAAATGTAGGTGCTCCGCCATCAGGCTTAAAATTAGTACTGTTTCCTACTGGTTCTTTAGGCATTCCTAACCAATTACTGTTTAGTTTCCCATTACTATCTAAATCTTGAAAAACGGTAATCGCATAAGTTCCTCTTGGCAAATCGATTTGAAATTTCATGGTTTCCAGATTTGCTTTTTGAACCTTAGAAAAACAAGCTGTTTTAAGAAAATTTTGCTTTTTATTGTAGACATTAAGTACAACAGTCCCCTTCCCTTTTTGAACATTGGTCACATCAACATTCATTTTTACCTGTTGTGCATGAGTAAAATGCGACACTCCTAATACCAAAACGCTTAGAATTAATTTTTTCATTTTTCTTTTTTTAATTTATTGTTATTGAATTTGTTTTCTTTTGCTTTTTTATTCTGTAGTTAATTTCCAAAACGGTAGGTCAGCATCATTTTTACATAAGGCATTTCTTTTGCCTTATAATTACTAATGGTGTCATTTTTAGAATTAAATAGTGTGTATTTGTTTGCAAATGCTAAACCACCTTGTAACTGAAGCCAAAAACCATCAAAAAGGCGTTGATTAATTTGTAAACCACCGTGAATAGCCGAGAACTGTGCATAATCAATCTCTGCACCTTGATAATTAGTATAGTTTTGCAAATTGTGAAGCGTCCAGTCTATCGATCCTGCCACACCAACTTGTGTACTGTTACCTAGATTCCGAAAAACATTAACTCTTGGCCAGTATACCTGAGCAAACCACTTGCCGTTGTTACTTTTATAATCTACAGATATAGCAGGAGTTATCAGGAATTTACCAAAGGCATACATAATATGAGGGCCAATCCCGATTTCAAGATTTGATTTTTCGCCAAACTTTCTTGAAACCCCAAAAATGCCGTCAAATACCATATCATTCACCGAAAAGGAACTTTTAAAATCAGAAGCAACAATAGGTATGAATACTCCAAAAGCTCCCCATCTTTTTCCAAAAGGATGCCGTATAACAATGGTAGGTTTTATCTCTTGTATTTTTGTGATGTAATTCGGACTATTCTCGATATCTCTATCGAATGTAAAATCTAAAATGCGATAGTTGACTATCCCAAGAATACGAGTTTTTCCAATTTTAAAAGATGGTATCGGTAACCAAAAATCATAAGTATTATATCTGAATTTATTTCCATAATACGGATCTACAGAAGACAAATTCTCAAAACTACTTTTTCCGTTTACTGTAACGCCAATCCCAGCGCCATCAGTAATTAATTGGGCATAAAATTTATTTGGAAGACAAATAAACAAGGTTAATAAAACCAATGATAGTACTTTTTTCAAAATAACATTTATTAAATTTAAACACACGAGCTGTATTAGCCCTCTAAGATTTTCTTAAGACAAAGGTGTGGTTAAAACAATAATTGTTGCTAGGATTTAGTTTGCCGTTACTCGGACAAATCGTGCATAAGTGAACTTCGGTACTGTGAAGGAGTTGTACCGGTTATTTTTTTAAAAAGTCGTCCAAAATAAGATGGATCTTCGTAATTCAATTCAAAAGCAATTTCAGAAATATCTTTGGTCAAATCTTGTAAAAGAATCTGACTTTGCAGGATACTAACATTGTTAATCCATTCTTTTGGAGCTATTCCTGTAGTTTCCTTAATGCACCTATTAAGATAGTTTACAGAAATTTTTAATTTATCGGCATAAAAGGATACGGATTTATCCTGACTATGGTATTTATAAACCAACTCTTTAAAAGAAAAAGTGATTTCATTACTACGGTGCACCGTTTTATTAAGTTCTTTATTTGAAGAAAGGATTTTCTGAAAGGCAGCTTGCATAAGCGAATAACAAATTTCGATATTAGAATTTTCATTCCGAAATTCCTGACCTAATAAGCAAAACAAAGAATTAAGCCATACACTGGTTTCTTTTGGCAGCTTAATAACAGAGTTGGTGGCAAAAATTTGTATCAACTCCTGTTTAGACAGAATATGATTTAAGACACTTTCTTCAAATAAAATAAAATGACCGGTTATAATCAGATCAATTTCTTTCATTGCCGTAATATGACCTTGTTTTACAAACAAAACATCATTCTCGGTTATTGTTATTGTCTCATTATCTACTTGTTGTTTAGCACTTCCTTTAGTAACATGAACAATAGAATTATAATCAGGTCTAAAAAGCGGAGTTGGAATTTGAATATACTCTGTTGTAGTATTCAAATCATAGATCTGCAAAGGAGTTTTTAAGAAATCAAAATCTAATGAAGCATCAGACATAAATTGCCTTGGAAATTCCTCTGATGATATAATTTTAATTGTCTTACTCATAATGCAAACTTAAGTATTTAATTGTAAAACTTTAAAACTGGAGTTGATACCTTTTTTGCTCTAAAGGGTTAGGGCTATTCAAAAAAGTAACAACTCTACCAAAATGGCATTGTTACCCATTTAGACATTCTCTATATATTAGAAAGTTGTATTACATTTGCTAAGCAGGGTTTAGTCCCGCATAATTATATATGTATTTTATGATTCATTTGTTAAATATAAACACCAGCGCTAATAATATATAATGTCGATAGATAATTCCGAATATTTTAAATCTCTTTTAGATCATATAGGCAGTCGGATCTCTCTAAATGCAGAAGAACAGGAACAAGTATGTGCAATGTTTTCGCCCCGGGTTCTACTTCCAAGGCAGTACCTGCTTTCCCAGGGTGATATTTGTCATTATGAAACCTACGTATGTAAAGGTTTTTTGCGGTCTTTTTATGTGGAT
This region of uncultured Flavobacterium sp. genomic DNA includes:
- a CDS encoding ABC transporter ATP-binding protein, whose amino-acid sequence is MKEATSKNRVIAEIRGACKEYQTGDTLITALKPTTVQFKTGELTLIIGPSGSGKTTLLSLLGCVIYPTKGDVFIDGEQVNMLSAKELSTLRLNKIGFVFQSFNLLAPLNSLENVMMPLQLMHLSDAEAKKKAEVALELVGMRDRMRNLPKMLSGGQQQRVSIARALVTNPPIMLCDEPTAALDVKSVGVVMDELKTLAQNGKSVIVVTHDMRLKQFADRIIYVDNGIATENENATFIENH
- a CDS encoding DUF2141 domain-containing protein, whose protein sequence is MKKLILSVLVLGVSHFTHAQQVKMNVDVTNVQKGKGTVVLNVYNKKQNFLKTACFSKVQKANLETMKFQIDLPRGTYAITVFQDLDSNGKLNSNWLGMPKEPVGNSTNFKPDGGAPTFGDCSIYVLKNESTIAIDLY
- a CDS encoding OmpA family protein — protein: MKNYILLCIIIVSVFSSNSYSQKNKLASGDKKYDNYAYIDAIKTYERVAKKGYKSEDMFKKLGNSFYFNSEFDKAAKWYGELFAMNAEQEPEYYYRYAQSLKSTGDTAKANQMFDLFHQKSKNDNRAKLYDENKNYLDIIKANSGRYNIEDAGINSKYSDYGTTFYQNKLVFTSARDTGNFDQRKHKWTGEHFTNLYQSDLDENFNPNAPKKFKSKINSKFHEATPVFTKDGKTVYFTRNNYLNGKKGKDEHKITLVKIYKATFEKNEWGNITELPFDSNSYSTAHPALSPDEKTMYFASDMPGTIGQSDIFKVSIDANGVFGTPVNLGTPVNTEGKETFPYVTDDDEIYFASDGHPGLGGLDVFAGKIAKDGTISNIQNVGADVNSPKDDFAYVIETKSRKGFFSSNKDGGRGSDDIYKFLETKRLYCVQELYGVVTDLASGEILPDTKLTLYDSNYKMITTTTSDKDGNYKFPVECGMSYAVRAEKDKYTTKEVTVTILKENGRTNLPIALEKAECVVTVGDDLAKCFGIKMIYFDLDKSDIRVEAAIDLEKILDVLNQYPSMKLDIRSHTDSRASFKYNEALSDRRAKSTIQWLIKNGVAPNRLTGKGYGETQLVNGCSDNVPCTEAEHQMNRRSEFLVSAL
- a CDS encoding TolC family protein, coding for MNAQNSVWTLKKAIEEAQKNRKLLTSLETESKINQLKTKELNAKYLPKVSLNYNYQYNPIIATSVLPASAFNSGTSSDGMIPIKLGANYTQNAGVLLQQPLLDITISKLIEESKLQEKLASLNEKEARIELTYEVSKVYFKILVAEEQVKEAIGDTTRTALSLKTINQKYSNKRVLKVDANDAQVTHNNAVQKYLNAVNNTLVLKQYLLYVTGNESSIPSLMALEKYSMDSTITDLDENLILSLPQIEILKTQNEVLENKKKLERAKHSPMINVNGYLGADQFTENLSPFQQDSWYGNSYVGVSLKLPLFFGENTAKRIDQLKFQQEQNNNRIVEDVNKNKYNALNAAVTYNNVLQQLKTVGENSRLTHEIVTVYQERYKFDQISFNELNDKEIQLQNLEIVYNQLQQELIMSWLDWKKAAGKLVL
- a CDS encoding type IX secretion system membrane protein PorP/SprF, giving the protein MRTKLFSFVLMFTAMLSYAQQDAQFTQYMYNTININPAYAGSRGALSIFGLYRTQWVGLDGAPKTSTFSVNSPINNSNLGVGASLVSDKIGPTNETTFSADLSYTVQTSADFKLSFGIKGTANIFNLDVNKLNPASQGDPQFQDLNNKFSPNVGAGVYWHSSKAYIGLSIPNFIETNRYDNNDVAIFKDKINYYFMAGYVFDLGPEVKFKPATLFKMVQGAPLQADISANFMFIDRVVAGVAYRWSAAMSAMVGFQVTDGLYIGYGYDRETTNLNNYNSGSHEIFLRFELFQNNGKITTPRFF
- a CDS encoding ABC transporter permease; the protein is MKSIIKTAWKFIRFDKTKSIGVVVGIVISTFLIGQQIGTFNFLTGLMSVLVKNTTTDIWVVDNKTTDANQLSLIDTRKEKEIKSLSGVKEAFPIVVTNGKAKFPNGTSAVVNIIGSEYPYFKAGPDSTKIIQGKLPDLLQEAGVSADYFDRSNFGGSSNVGTYFEINGKRAVITLQTKGIRGWGGYLMYTTVDRARYYGNIPSTSVSALMVNVKEGEDVDRVVAQINNSIYGVRAWRTSSLSSSTIQSVLASTGLGASTGSLVGFAIIAGFFIIGLTMYSSALDRIKDYGTLKAIGATNSYIRNLILTQATLFAIAGFMVALVFLMGFKNGMYQTGILIDFSPIILFSILIVTFSISLFGAVFAIKRIKNVEPASVFRG
- a CDS encoding biotin/lipoyl-binding protein codes for the protein MKYILISLLVLIFSSCSKKEEKKTDQVLIHKEVASSGIVGLGRIEPDKKLSSLATEVGGIVVGIYKKENDSIAKGDLIIELDHSVQDAKKSQIKSRIETQKIEINSAQLNLKEHKINLANKQIELHRLKSLHENGAETRQNVDNLETETKIFQVKVDQLQSQVMIANSRLQEIKQELEVSNKELQQYLVKALSDGQIMTMNVTQGAALSSNQAFADFIPKSKLVATCEIDELFANKIKKGQNAIIRQIGSNKTIGSGIVVFASSALKRKSLFSEKAGDQEDRRVREIKILLANQTKYLINSRIECVIQTPN